In Raphanus sativus cultivar WK10039 chromosome 5, ASM80110v3, whole genome shotgun sequence, the following proteins share a genomic window:
- the LOC108862326 gene encoding ubiquitin carboxyl-terminal hydrolase 25, with the protein MGYNKLQMSWMPSLLSQKRRNGPPLGLRNLGNTCYLNSVLQCLTYTPPLANFCLNHKHSSHCDSFVDGERKRDCPFCIVEKRIARSLSVDHAIDSPNKISSCLKIFAEHFKFGRQEDAHEFLRYVIDACHNTSLRLKKLRTKGGGGECVNGSNSSSSSCSTEVKEIFGGAMQSQVKCLPCGAESNKADEIMDISLEISNSSSVKESLQKFFQPEILDGNNKYKCESCKKLVTARKQMSVLQAPNILVIQLKRFEGIFGGKIDKHITFGDILFLSTFMSKSSKDPQPEYKLFGIIVHSGFSPESGHYYAYVKDSLNRWYCCNDSSVTHSTLQEVLSEKAYILFFSRINQRPASAKNLVTTSNGTTSYEVNGSETPMPKKFIGPLNNVNMQQSFQKDTNNLTSSKPHKFTRPLKDANMKPREEQPFHKNNRASPEVGKAPLKPHAKISISVNLGAKRVSPTVNGRLSFDQDQDLAPEADKENMGSVSAKRVYTCSEKKFGTENGGNGVKENGSAQASSSSSNDNAVALHPHERSNGSTNGGDNHHRDGLHPLKSNGSENGTDHHQKIEEEGVSTTQPKALESSTNGDERCIFLRKDKSSRDQLEAIKESLQDEASSYLRSCGWYDEAHNLMRAKKRLHAELAGGDGQDGQDLKRRLKRDVKTPKIPDELKANLANCLRRIGKKKYS; encoded by the exons ATGGGATATAACAAGCTGCAGATGAGCTGGATGCCGAGTCTACTCAGTCAGAAGCGTAGGAACGGTCCGCCTCTAGGGTTACGGAACCTCGGCAACACGTGCTACCTCAATAGCGTCCTCCAATGCCTCACCTACACTCCTCCTCTCGCTAATTTCTGCCTCAATCACAAACACTCCTCTCACT GTGATTCTTTTGTTGATGGTGAGAGGAAACGAGACTGTCCCTTCTGCATAGTTGAGAAACGGATCGCGAGGTCTCTCAGCGTGGATCACGCCATCGATTCGCCTAACAAGATTTCGAGCTGTCTCAAGATTTTCGCCGAGCATTTTAAGTTTGGGCGTCAAGAGGACGCTCATGAGTTCTTGCGGTATGTGATTGATGCGTGCCACAACACGTCTCTTCGTCTTAAGAAGCTGAGGACGAAGGGGGGCGGCGGTGAGTGTGTTAATGGGAgtaatagtagtagtagtagttgtAGTACTGAGGTGAAGGAGATCTTCGGCGGCGCTATGCAGAGCCAGGTGAAGTGTTTGCCCTGCGGTGCGGAGTCTAATAAAGCGGATGAGATTATGGATATCAGTCTTGAGATTTCGAATAGTAGCTCGGTGAAGGAGTCGTTGCAGAAGTTCTTTCAGCCTGAGATTTTGGATGGGAACAATAAGTACAAATGCGAGAG tTGTAAGAAGTTGGTGACGGCGAGGAAGCAAATGTCAGTACTCCAAGCACCTAATATCCTTGTCATCCAATTGAAA aggTTTGAGGGTATTTTTGGTGGGAAGATTGATAAGCACATTACATTTGGTGATATTCTGTTTCTCTCGACATTCATGAGTAAATCAAGCAAG GATCCTCAACCAGAATACAAGCTTTTTGGGATAATTGTGCATTCTGGGTTTTCTCCTGAATCAGGGCACTATTATGCATATGTTAAG GATTCTTTGAACCGATGGTATTGCTGCAACGATTCGTCTGTTACGCACTCCACCTTGCAAGAGGTTTTATCAGAAAAGGCCTATATACTCTTTTTCAGCCGTATCAACCAAAGACCGGCTTCTGCTAAAAATCTGGTAACAACATCAAACGGGACTACATCTTACGAAGTTAATGGCTCTGAGACACCAATGCCCAAGAAGTTTATTGGTCCCCTTAATAATGTCAACATGCAGCAGTCCTTCCAGAAGGATACTAATAACCTGACTTCTTCAAAGCCCCATAAATTTACTCGTCCCCTTAAAGATGCTAACATGAAACCACGTGAAGAGCAGCCGTTCCACAAGAACAACCGTGCTTCTCCCGAAGTTGGGAAGGCTCCTCTCAAGCCACATGCAAAGATCAGTATATCGGTCAACCTTGGTGCCAAAAGGGTATCTCCTACTGTCAACGGCAGACTTTCTTTCGACCAAGATCAAGACTTAGCTCCAGAGGCAGACAAAGAGAATATGGGATCTGTTTCGGCAAAGAGGGTTTACACTTGTTCGGAGAAAAAGTTTGGTACTGAAAATGGTGGTAATGGAGTTAAAGAAAACGGCAGTGCACaagctagtagtagtagtagtaacgATAATGCAGTGGCATTACATCCCCATGAGCGTAGTAACGGCTCCACCAATGGGGGCGATAATCATCACAGAGATGGCTTACATCCATTAAAGAGTAATGGCTCAGAAAATGGGACTGATCATCACCAGAAGATTGAGGAGGAAGGTGTTAGTACAACCCAACCCAAAGCCTTGGAGTCTTCAACAAATGGAGATGAGCGCTGCATTTTTCTTAGAAAAGACAAATCATCTCGTGATCAACTTGAAGCAATCAAAGAGAG CCTGCAGGACGAGGCGTCATCATATTTGCGGTCATGCGGATGGTATGATGAAGCACACAACTTGATGCGTGCCAAGAAGAGATTGCATGCAGAGCTAGCAGGAGGAGATGGTCAAGATGGTCAAGACTTAAA GAGGAGGTTGAAAAGAGATGTAAAGACACCTAAGATTCCAGATGAGTTGAAAGCAAATCTGGCCAACTGTCTCCGTCGAATTGGCAAGAAGAAATACTCGTGA
- the LOC108862327 gene encoding probable sugar phosphate/phosphate translocator At3g14410, which yields MADRSRGFMRDEFVTYAYILLYIALSSGQIFFNKWVLSSKEINFPYPLGLTLLHMIFSSVLCFLLTKVLKIVKVEEGMTVEIYVTSVIPIGAMFAMTLWLGNTAYLYISVAFAQMLKAIMPVAVFILGVAAGLEMMSCRMLLIMSIISFGVLVASYGELNINWIGVVYQMGGVVGEALRLIFMEILVKRKGIKLNPISLMYYVSPCSAVCLFVPWIFLEKSKMDGNGPWNFHFVVLSLNSLCTFALNLSVFLVISHTSALTIRVAGVVKDWVVVLVSALLFADTKLTVINLFGYAIAIAGVAAYNNHKLKKEASRVTSETPGDGESIPLVSLPNTERGEDDVVPHRS from the exons ATGGCGGATCGGAGCAGAGGATTCATGAGAGATGAATTCGTGACATATGCTTACATTCTTCTCTACATCGCACTTTCTAGCGGTCAAATCTTCTTCAATAAG TGGGTTTTGTCATCTAAGGAAATAAACTTTCCTTATCCGCTTGGATTGACTTTACTCCATATGATCTTCTCCTCTGTCTTGTGCTTTCTTCTTACCAAAGTTCTCAAG ATCGTGAAGGTTGAGGAAGGGATGACAGTAGAAAT ATACGTTACATCAGTTATTCCAATAGGTGCCATGTTTGCGATGACCCTCTGGTTGGGAAACACTGCCTATCTCTACATTTCAGTTGCATTTGCCCAGATGTTGAAAGCTATAA TGCCTGTTGCCGTGTTTATCCTTGGAGTAGCTGCTGGACTTGAAATGATGAGCTGCAGGATGCTTCTGATTATGTCTATCATAAGTTTCGGTGTTTTAGTAGCCTCGTACGGGGAACTAAACATCAACTGGATCGGAGTTGTTTATCAAATGGGTGGTGTCGTTGGAGAGGCCCTGAGGCTTATCTTCATGGAGATTCTTGTCAAGAGGAAAGGCATCAAACTAAACCCAATCTCTCTTATGTACTATGTGAGCCCCTGCAG TGCTGTTTGCTTGTTTGTACCGTGGATCTTCCTGGAGAAGTCGAAGATGGATGGCAATGGCCCATGGAACTTCCATTTCGTAGTCTTGTCCCTTAACTCCCTCTGTACATTTGCTCTCAACTTGTCGGTTTTCTTGGTGATCTCTCACACGAGTGCTCTCACTATCCGAGTCGCTGGCGTTGTCAAGGATTGGGTGGTTGTTTTGGTCTCAGCTCTGCTCTTTGCCGACACGAAACTCACGGTCATCAACCTTTTTGGTTACGCCATTG CCATTGCCGGTGTAGCAGCTTATAACAACCATAAGCTGAAGAAGGAAGCATCTCGAGTTACCTCAGAAACTCCAGGAGATGGTGAATCGATACCGTTGGTGTCACTGCCCAATACAGAGAGAGGAGAGGATGATGTTGTTCCTCATCGGTCTTGA
- the LOC108863188 gene encoding glycolate oxidase 2, with amino-acid sequence MEITNVTEYQAIAKEKLPKMVYDYYASGAEDQWTLQENRNAFARILFRPRILIDVNKINMTTTILGFKISMPIMVAPIAMQKMAHPEGECATARAASAAGTIMTLSSWSTSSIEEVAATGPGIRFFQIRFFKLHVYKNRKVVEQLVRRAERAGFKAIVLTADAPSLGRRESDIKNRFTLPSNLTRKNIEGLDLGKMYEDNDSGLDRTLTWKDVQWLQTITNMPILIKGVLTGEDARIAVQAGAAGIIVSNHGGRQLDYVPATISVLEEVVKATQGRVPVFLDSGVRRGTDVFKALALGASGIFIGRPVVFSLAAEGEAGVRKVLQMLRDEFELTMALSGCRSLSEITRNHIVTEWDTPRHLPKL; translated from the exons ATGGAGATCACAAACGTTACTGAGTATCAAGCGATAGCAAAGGAGAAGTTGCCTAAGATGGTATACGACTACTATGCTTCTGGTGCAGAGGACCAATGGACTCTTCAAGAGAACAGAAACGCATTTGCTAGGATCCT CTTTCGGCCTCGGATTCTGATTGATGTGAACAAGATTAATATGACAACGACTATCTTGGGGTTCAAGATATCGATGCCTATCATGGTTGCTCCTATTGCTATGCAAAAGATGGCTCACCCAGAAG GGGAATGTGCTACGGCTAGAGCTGCATCCGCTGCTGGTACCATCATG ACACTATCTTCATGGTCTACTTCGAGCATTGAAGAAGTTGCTGCCACAGGGCCAGGGATCCGGTTTTTCCAGATCCGGTTTTTCAAGTTACAT GTATACAAGAACAGGAAAGTGGTTGAGCAGCTGGTGAGAAGAGCTGAGAGGGCAGGGTTCAAAGCCATTGTTCTCACTGCAGACGCCCCAAGTTTAGGTCGCAGAGAGTCTGATATCAAGAACAG GTTTACTTTGCCTTCAAACCTGACACGTAAAAACATCGAAGGTCTTGATCTTGGAAAGATGTACGAG GACAATGACTCTGGCTTGGACCGTACCTTGACCTGGAAG GACGTCCAGTGGCTCCAGACAATCACCAACATGCCGATTCTAATCAAGGGTGTTCTCACAGGAGAAGATG CAAGGATAGCGGTTCAAGCTGGAGCAGCGGGGATCATTGTATCAAACCATGGAGGTCGCCAGCTTGACTATGTTCCAGCAACCATCTCAGTCCTTGAAGAG GTTGTTAAAGCGACACAAGGACGAGTTCCTGTCTTTTTAGACAGTGGTGTTCGACGTGGCACTGATGTTTTCAAGGCACTTGCACTTGGAGCTTCTGGGATATTT ATTGGAAGACCAGTTGTATTCTCACTTGCTGCTGAAGGAGAAGCTGGAGTCAGAAAAGTTCTTCAGATGTTACGTGATGAGTTTGAGCTAACCATGGCGCTAAGTGGTTGCAGGTCTCTCAGTGAAATCACTCGCAACCACATTGTCACCGAGTGGGACACTCCACGCCATTTGCCTAAGTTATAG